The Oryctolagus cuniculus chromosome 5, mOryCun1.1, whole genome shotgun sequence genome includes a region encoding these proteins:
- the LOC100328910 gene encoding glutathione S-transferase alpha I, which yields MARKPLLHYFNGRGRMESIRWLLAAAGEEFDEKFMETAEDLDKLRNDGSLMYQQVPMVEIDGMKLVQTRAILNYVANKHNLYGKDMKERALIDMYTEGVADLYELVLLLPLCPPEQKDAKVDFIKEKIRTRYFPAFEKVLKSHGQDYLVGNRLSKADILLVELLYNVEELDPSAIASFPLLKALKTRISSLPTVKKFLQPGSQRKPPMDEKNLEKAKKIFKIP from the exons ATGGCAAGAAAGCCCCTGCTTCACTACTTCAATGGAAGGGGCAGAATGGAGTCCATTCGGTGGCTGTTGGCCGCTGCTGGAGAAGAG TTTGATGAGAAATTTATGGAAACTGCAGAGGATTTGGACAAGTTAAGAAATG atGGGAGTTTGATGTACCAGCAAGTGCCCATGGTTGAGATTGATGGGATGAAGCTGGTGCAGACCAGAGCCATTCTCAACTATGTTGCCAACAAACACAACCTGTATGGGAAAGACATGAAAGAGAGAGCCCT GATTGATATGTATACAGAAGGTGTGGCCGATTTGTATGAATTGGTCTTATTACTGCCGCTGTGTCCCCCAGAGCAAAAAGATGCCAAGGTTGACTTCATCAAAGAGAAAATCAGAACCCGCTACTTTCCTGCCTTTGAAAAA GTGTTGAAGAGCCATGGACAAGACTACCTTGTTGGCAACAGGCTGAGCAAGGCTGACATTCTCCTGGTTGAACTTCTCTACAATGTGGAAGAGCTCGACCCCAGTGCGATCGCCAGCTTCCCTCTGCTGAAG GCCCTGAAAACCAGAATCAGCAGCCTCCCCACTGTGAAGAAGTTTCTGCAGCCTGGTAGCCAGAGGAAGCCTCCTATGGatgagaaaaatttagaaaaagcaaAGAAGATTTTCAAGATACCATAA